Proteins encoded within one genomic window of Theobroma cacao cultivar B97-61/B2 chromosome 7, Criollo_cocoa_genome_V2, whole genome shotgun sequence:
- the LOC18593327 gene encoding fatty acyl-CoA reductase 1 isoform X1, translating to MPLRTHIKTKRKNRQKNKKKKTGEKKFQNQDMNMELDHVVKFLQGKTILVTGATGFLAKNMNMELDHVVKFLQGKTILVTGATGFLAKIFVEKILRIQPNVNKLYLLLRAADAKSATKRLHSEIIDTELFTILRDNWGSEFDSFISTKVIAVPGDISSENLGVNESKLREQMLKEIEIVVHVAAMTGFNERYDVALAINTFGAFNALNFAKKCDAIKLFLHTSTAYVCGEQVGIILEKPFSMDDTLLKTFKLDITEEKRIVEEKLDELRFQHAPNEVIKSEMMEFGLKRAKLYGWPNTYVFTKAMGEMLLGNFKGDLPLVIIRPTMIASTYKEPFPGWIEGVRTIDSVIVSYGKGKLTCFPGYPSYALDVIPADMVVNAMAVAMVVHTNYQSCPAIYHVSSSFKNPIKFGDLHKFVYHYFTKKPWINRDGQRVKVRKGTVLSTVNGFFLYMWIKYVFPLKVLYLVNALSGQYFRQVYMDLNRKVKLAMRLAEFYKPYTFFKGIFSDTNLDKLRMVAQGRGIDMGVFDFDSKSIDWEDYMMNIHIPGLLRHAM from the exons ATGCCTCTTAGAACTCACATAAAGACGAAAAGGAAGAACAGgcaaaagaacaagaaaaaaaaaacagggGAAAAGAAATTCCAAAATCAAG ACATGAATATGGAGTTGGATCATGTTGTCAAGTTTCTTCAAGGCAAAACTATTTTAGTCACTGGTGCAACTGGATTTTTGGCAAAGA ACATGAATATGGAGTTGGATCATGTTGTCAAGTTTCTTCAAGGCAAAACTATTTTAGTCACTGGTGCAACTGGATTTTTGGCAAAGA TCTTTGTCGAGAAGATATTAAGGATTCAACCAAATGTGAATAAGCTGTATCTTCTTTTGAGGGCTGCAGATGCTAAATCTGCCACAAAACGCCTGCATAGTGAG ATTATAGATACAGAATTGTTTACGATTCTTCGAGACAATTGGGGTTCGGAATTTGATTCCTTTATATCAACCAAGGTAATAGCAGTGCCTGGCGATATCTCTTCCGAAAACTTGGGGGTGAATGAATCAAAATTAAGGGAACAAATGttgaaagaaatagaaattGTAGTACATGTTGCTGCCATGACAGGATTCAATGAAAG GTATGATGTTGCATTGGCCATCAATACGTTTGGAGCTTTCAACGCTTTGAACTTTGCAAAGAAATGTGATGCGATAAAGTTGTTTCTCCACACATCAACTG cCTACGTGTGCGGTGAACAAGTAGGAATCATATTAGAGAAACCATTTTCCATGGATGACACACTgttgaaaacatttaaattagaCATTACTGAAGAGAAGAGAATTGTGGAGGAAAAATTAGATGAATTGCGATTCCAACATGCCCCAAACGAAGTAATAAAATCAGAAATGATGGAATTCGGTCTCAAAAG GGCAAAATTGTATGGGTGGCCTAACACATATGTGTTTACAAAGGCAATGGGAGAGATGCTTTTAGGGAACTTCAAAGGAGATTTGCCTCTTGTCATTATCCGCCCTACCATGATTGCAAGCACTTATAAAGAACCCTTCCCTGGCTGGATTGAAGGTGTGAG AACCATAGATAGCGTCATTGTGAGTTATGGCAAGGGGAAATTAACATGTTTTCCTGGCTATCCTAGCTATGCCCTCGATGTG ATACCAGCGGACATGGTGGTAAATGCAATGGCTGTGGCCATGGTTGTTCACACGAATTATCAATCTTGTCCGGCCATTTACCATGTTAGCTCCTCATTTAAAAATCCTATAAAATTCGGGGATCTTCATAAATTTGTATATCATTATTTCACTAAAAAGCCATGGATTAATAGAGATGGACAAAGAGTTAAAGTTCGTAAAGGAACAGTGTTGAGCACAGTCAATGGATTTTTTCTGTACATGTGGATTAAATATGTCTTCCCATTGAAG GTATTGTATTTGGTGAATGCCCTTAGTGGCCAGTATTTCAGGCAAGTTTACATGGACCTTAATCGCAAAGTCAAGTTGGCAATGCGGTTGGCAGAATTTTACAAGCCTTATACCTTCTTTAAGGGCAT CTTTAGTGACACAAATTTAGACAAGTTGCGAATGGTGGCTCAAGGGAGAGGCATTGATATGGGTGTATTTGACTTCGATTCCAAGAGTATTGATTGGGAGGATTACATGATGAACATTCACATTCCTGGCCTCTTAAGACATGCGATGTAA
- the LOC18593327 gene encoding fatty acyl-CoA reductase 1 isoform X2 has product MPLTTHIKKKRENRQKNKKKKAGEKKFPNQDMNMELDHVVKFLQGKTILVTGATGFLAKIFVEKILRIQPNVNKLYLLLRAADAKSATKRLHSEIIDTELFTILRDNWGSEFDSFISTKVIAVPGDISSENLGVNESKLREQMLKEIEIVVHVAAMTGFNERYDVALAINTFGAFNALNFAKKCDAIKLFLHTSTAYVCGEQVGIILEKPFSMDDTLLKTFKLDITEEKRIVEEKLDELRFQHAPNEVIKSEMMEFGLKRAKLYGWPNTYVFTKAMGEMLLGNFKGDLPLVIIRPTMIASTYKEPFPGWIEGVRTIDSVIVSYGKGKLTCFPGYPSYALDVIPADMVVNAMAVAMVVHTNYQSCPAIYHVSSSFKNPIKFGDLHKFVYHYFTKKPWINRDGQRVKVRKGTVLSTVNGFFLYMWIKYVFPLKVLYLVNALSGQYFRQVYMDLNRKVKLAMRLAEFYKPYTFFKGIFSDTNLDKLRMVAQGRGIDMGVFDFDSKSIDWEDYMMNIHIPGLLRHAM; this is encoded by the exons ATGCCTCTTACAACTCACATAAAGAAGAAGAGGGAGAACAGgcaaaagaacaagaaaaaaaaagcaggGGAAAAGAAATTCCCAAATCAAG ACATGAATATGGAGTTGGATCATGTTGTCAAGTTTCTTCAAGGCAAAACTATTTTAGTCACTGGTGCAACTGGATTTTTGGCAAAGA TCTTTGTCGAGAAGATATTAAGGATTCAACCAAATGTGAATAAGCTGTATCTTCTTTTGAGGGCTGCAGATGCTAAATCTGCCACAAAACGCCTGCATAGTGAG ATTATAGATACAGAATTGTTTACGATTCTTCGAGACAATTGGGGTTCGGAATTTGATTCCTTTATATCAACCAAGGTAATAGCAGTGCCTGGCGATATCTCTTCCGAAAACTTGGGGGTGAATGAATCAAAATTAAGGGAACAAATGttgaaagaaatagaaattGTAGTACATGTTGCTGCCATGACAGGATTCAATGAAAG GTATGATGTTGCATTGGCCATCAATACGTTTGGAGCTTTCAACGCTTTGAACTTTGCAAAGAAATGTGATGCGATAAAGTTGTTTCTCCACACATCAACTG cCTACGTGTGCGGTGAACAAGTAGGAATCATATTAGAGAAACCATTTTCCATGGATGACACACTgttgaaaacatttaaattagaCATTACTGAAGAGAAGAGAATTGTGGAGGAAAAATTAGATGAATTGCGATTCCAACATGCCCCAAACGAAGTAATAAAATCAGAAATGATGGAATTCGGTCTCAAAAG GGCAAAATTGTATGGGTGGCCTAACACATATGTGTTTACAAAGGCAATGGGAGAGATGCTTTTAGGGAACTTCAAAGGAGATTTGCCTCTTGTCATTATCCGCCCTACCATGATTGCAAGCACTTATAAAGAACCCTTCCCTGGCTGGATTGAAGGTGTGAG AACCATAGATAGCGTCATTGTGAGTTATGGCAAGGGGAAATTAACATGTTTTCCTGGCTATCCTAGCTATGCCCTCGATGTG ATACCAGCGGACATGGTGGTAAATGCAATGGCTGTGGCCATGGTTGTTCACACGAATTATCAATCTTGTCCGGCCATTTACCATGTTAGCTCCTCATTTAAAAATCCTATAAAATTCGGGGATCTTCATAAATTTGTATATCATTATTTCACTAAAAAGCCATGGATTAATAGAGATGGACAAAGAGTTAAAGTTCGTAAAGGAACAGTGTTGAGCACAGTCAATGGATTTTTTCTGTACATGTGGATTAAATATGTCTTCCCATTGAAG GTATTGTATTTGGTGAATGCCCTTAGTGGCCAGTATTTCAGGCAAGTTTACATGGACCTTAATCGCAAAGTCAAGTTGGCAATGCGGTTGGCAGAATTTTACAAGCCTTATACCTTCTTTAAGGGCAT CTTTAGTGACACAAATTTAGACAAGTTGCGAATGGTGGCTCAAGGGAGAGGCATTGATATGGGTGTATTTGACTTCGATTCCAAGAGTATTGATTGGGAGGATTACATGATGAACATTCACATTCCTGGCCTCTTAAGACATGCGATGTAA
- the LOC18593327 gene encoding probable fatty acyl-CoA reductase 4 isoform X4: MPLRTHIKTKRKNRQKNKKKKTGEKKFQNQDMNMELDHVVKFLQGKTILVTGATGFLAKNMNMELDHVVKFLQGKTILVTGATGFLAKIFVEKILRIQPNVNKLYLLLRAADAKSATKRLHSEIIDTELFTILRDNWGSEFDSFISTKVIAVPGDISSENLGVNESKLREQMLKEIEIVVHVAAMTGFNERYDVALAINTFGAFNALNFAKKCDAIKLFLHTSTAYVCGEQVGIILEKPFSMDDTLLKTFKLDITEEKRIVEEKLDELRFQHAPNEVIKSEMMEFGLKRAKLYGWPNTYVFTKAMGEMLLGNFKGDLPLVIIRPTMIASTYKEPFPGWIEGVRTIDSVIVSYGKGKLTCFPGYPSYALDVIPADMVVNAMAVAMVVHTNYQSCPAIYHVLYLVNALSGQYFRQVYMDLNRKVKLAMRLAEFYKPYTFFKGIFSDTNLDKLRMVAQGRGIDMGVFDFDSKSIDWEDYMMNIHIPGLLRHAM, encoded by the exons ATGCCTCTTAGAACTCACATAAAGACGAAAAGGAAGAACAGgcaaaagaacaagaaaaaaaaaacagggGAAAAGAAATTCCAAAATCAAG ACATGAATATGGAGTTGGATCATGTTGTCAAGTTTCTTCAAGGCAAAACTATTTTAGTCACTGGTGCAACTGGATTTTTGGCAAAGA ACATGAATATGGAGTTGGATCATGTTGTCAAGTTTCTTCAAGGCAAAACTATTTTAGTCACTGGTGCAACTGGATTTTTGGCAAAGA TCTTTGTCGAGAAGATATTAAGGATTCAACCAAATGTGAATAAGCTGTATCTTCTTTTGAGGGCTGCAGATGCTAAATCTGCCACAAAACGCCTGCATAGTGAG ATTATAGATACAGAATTGTTTACGATTCTTCGAGACAATTGGGGTTCGGAATTTGATTCCTTTATATCAACCAAGGTAATAGCAGTGCCTGGCGATATCTCTTCCGAAAACTTGGGGGTGAATGAATCAAAATTAAGGGAACAAATGttgaaagaaatagaaattGTAGTACATGTTGCTGCCATGACAGGATTCAATGAAAG GTATGATGTTGCATTGGCCATCAATACGTTTGGAGCTTTCAACGCTTTGAACTTTGCAAAGAAATGTGATGCGATAAAGTTGTTTCTCCACACATCAACTG cCTACGTGTGCGGTGAACAAGTAGGAATCATATTAGAGAAACCATTTTCCATGGATGACACACTgttgaaaacatttaaattagaCATTACTGAAGAGAAGAGAATTGTGGAGGAAAAATTAGATGAATTGCGATTCCAACATGCCCCAAACGAAGTAATAAAATCAGAAATGATGGAATTCGGTCTCAAAAG GGCAAAATTGTATGGGTGGCCTAACACATATGTGTTTACAAAGGCAATGGGAGAGATGCTTTTAGGGAACTTCAAAGGAGATTTGCCTCTTGTCATTATCCGCCCTACCATGATTGCAAGCACTTATAAAGAACCCTTCCCTGGCTGGATTGAAGGTGTGAG AACCATAGATAGCGTCATTGTGAGTTATGGCAAGGGGAAATTAACATGTTTTCCTGGCTATCCTAGCTATGCCCTCGATGTG ATACCAGCGGACATGGTGGTAAATGCAATGGCTGTGGCCATGGTTGTTCACACGAATTATCAATCTTGTCCGGCCATTTACCAT GTATTGTATTTGGTGAATGCCCTTAGTGGCCAGTATTTCAGGCAAGTTTACATGGACCTTAATCGCAAAGTCAAGTTGGCAATGCGGTTGGCAGAATTTTACAAGCCTTATACCTTCTTTAAGGGCAT CTTTAGTGACACAAATTTAGACAAGTTGCGAATGGTGGCTCAAGGGAGAGGCATTGATATGGGTGTATTTGACTTCGATTCCAAGAGTATTGATTGGGAGGATTACATGATGAACATTCACATTCCTGGCCTCTTAAGACATGCGATGTAA
- the LOC18593327 gene encoding fatty acyl-CoA reductase 1 isoform X3 codes for MVFRDMNMELDHVVKFLQGKTILVTGATGFLAKIFVEKILRIQPNVNKLYLLLRAADAKSATKRLHSEIIDTELFTILRDNWGSEFDSFISTKVIAVPGDISSENLGVNESKLREQMLKEIEIVVHVAAMTGFNERYDVALAINTFGAFNALNFAKKCDAIKLFLHTSTAYVCGEQVGIILEKPFSMDDTLLKTFKLDITEEKRIVEEKLDELRFQHAPNEVIKSEMMEFGLKRAKLYGWPNTYVFTKAMGEMLLGNFKGDLPLVIIRPTMIASTYKEPFPGWIEGVRTIDSVIVSYGKGKLTCFPGYPSYALDVIPADMVVNAMAVAMVVHTNYQSCPAIYHVSSSFKNPIKFGDLHKFVYHYFTKKPWINRDGQRVKVRKGTVLSTVNGFFLYMWIKYVFPLKVLYLVNALSGQYFRQVYMDLNRKVKLAMRLAEFYKPYTFFKGIFSDTNLDKLRMVAQGRGIDMGVFDFDSKSIDWEDYMMNIHIPGLLRHAM; via the exons ATGGTATTTAGAG ACATGAATATGGAGTTGGATCATGTTGTCAAGTTTCTTCAAGGCAAAACTATTTTAGTCACTGGTGCAACTGGATTTTTGGCAAAGA TCTTTGTCGAGAAGATATTAAGGATTCAACCAAATGTGAATAAGCTGTATCTTCTTTTGAGGGCTGCAGATGCTAAATCTGCCACAAAACGCCTGCATAGTGAG ATTATAGATACAGAATTGTTTACGATTCTTCGAGACAATTGGGGTTCGGAATTTGATTCCTTTATATCAACCAAGGTAATAGCAGTGCCTGGCGATATCTCTTCCGAAAACTTGGGGGTGAATGAATCAAAATTAAGGGAACAAATGttgaaagaaatagaaattGTAGTACATGTTGCTGCCATGACAGGATTCAATGAAAG GTATGATGTTGCATTGGCCATCAATACGTTTGGAGCTTTCAACGCTTTGAACTTTGCAAAGAAATGTGATGCGATAAAGTTGTTTCTCCACACATCAACTG cCTACGTGTGCGGTGAACAAGTAGGAATCATATTAGAGAAACCATTTTCCATGGATGACACACTgttgaaaacatttaaattagaCATTACTGAAGAGAAGAGAATTGTGGAGGAAAAATTAGATGAATTGCGATTCCAACATGCCCCAAACGAAGTAATAAAATCAGAAATGATGGAATTCGGTCTCAAAAG GGCAAAATTGTATGGGTGGCCTAACACATATGTGTTTACAAAGGCAATGGGAGAGATGCTTTTAGGGAACTTCAAAGGAGATTTGCCTCTTGTCATTATCCGCCCTACCATGATTGCAAGCACTTATAAAGAACCCTTCCCTGGCTGGATTGAAGGTGTGAG AACCATAGATAGCGTCATTGTGAGTTATGGCAAGGGGAAATTAACATGTTTTCCTGGCTATCCTAGCTATGCCCTCGATGTG ATACCAGCGGACATGGTGGTAAATGCAATGGCTGTGGCCATGGTTGTTCACACGAATTATCAATCTTGTCCGGCCATTTACCATGTTAGCTCCTCATTTAAAAATCCTATAAAATTCGGGGATCTTCATAAATTTGTATATCATTATTTCACTAAAAAGCCATGGATTAATAGAGATGGACAAAGAGTTAAAGTTCGTAAAGGAACAGTGTTGAGCACAGTCAATGGATTTTTTCTGTACATGTGGATTAAATATGTCTTCCCATTGAAG GTATTGTATTTGGTGAATGCCCTTAGTGGCCAGTATTTCAGGCAAGTTTACATGGACCTTAATCGCAAAGTCAAGTTGGCAATGCGGTTGGCAGAATTTTACAAGCCTTATACCTTCTTTAAGGGCAT CTTTAGTGACACAAATTTAGACAAGTTGCGAATGGTGGCTCAAGGGAGAGGCATTGATATGGGTGTATTTGACTTCGATTCCAAGAGTATTGATTGGGAGGATTACATGATGAACATTCACATTCCTGGCCTCTTAAGACATGCGATGTAA